The genomic DNA ACGGCTACCGCCACCGAGCGCTTGCCCGCGGGTACCTGGTCGCCTTCATACACGTCGACAACGCTTACATCGCGTATCTGTGTATCGAACGCGCGTATCGCATCGATGACGGAGGAAAACGGTGTTGTCCTGTCGAGCACGAGCGCGAGATCGCGGTACACGGGCGGGAATTTCCAAAGTTCGTTGAAGCCTGTCCTGCCTTCCATGCCAAGGAGCGCGAGGGCGTCGATCTCGAAATAAAAAACACGTTCTTTGATATCGAATACTTTCCGTATCGTCGGGGTGACCTCGCCCGCAACGCCGATATCTTTGCCGGCGGCGTTTACCCGCGCGCACACCGTGGGTACGAAACGAGGATCTGCTGACGGCGTAAGGCCGTATCCCGGGCGTTTCAGATATTTCACGATGATGCTTTCAAGTATGCCGGTCGCATCGAAAAAGTCGTACATGCGTTCAGCATTGTTCCATTTCTTTTCATCGGTAGTGCCGATGAAAAGAGCGGCGAGCATCTTTCGCTCCGAGTACCCGTCGCCGTCTTTAGTGAAGACCGAACCGAGCTCGAAATACGCGCCGCCTGTTTTCCCGCGGCTTCGATTGTGAAGCGCCGTGCGCATCATGCCGGCGAAAAGTCCCGGGCGCAATATGTCATGCTCATTGCTGAGCGGGCTTATGACGGGAATGAATCGCGATGCATCCGTTCCGATGCGGCTTTCGAGGGAGGAGTCCGTCATGGAATAGTGCACGGTCTGCGTAAGGCCGCATGAAGCCGCGTATGAAGAGAGCGCGAGCATGGCATGATAATCGTTCTCCACCTTCTGCGATGCGATGCGCGGCATGGCCGAAGGGATATCGTTGTAGCCGACGAGGCGCGCTATCTCCTCTACAAGGTCGATCTCCGCCGTGAGGTCGGGCCGGTACACGGGTATCTCTATCTTAAGCGAGTTCTCGCCGATATTCGCCATCATGAAACCCATGCGTTTGAACACCGCATGCACGTCCGAGCGCGAGAGTTCCACGCCCAGATGCTTCTGCACAAGGTCGCAGTTAAAAACGATGGTCCTTGGTTCGAACGGTGAGGGATAGATGTCCTTCGCCGTGCTCGCTATCTCGCCGCCGGCCGTTTCTATGATGAGCTCGACAGCGCGATTGAGCGCCATGACGGTGGTTTCCGGATTGATGCCGCGTTCGAAACGGTAGGATGCATCGCTTTTCA from Spirochaetota bacterium includes the following:
- the pheT gene encoding phenylalanine--tRNA ligase subunit beta — encoded protein: MKIPLSWLKEYVDLENITPEMLSERLTLSGAEVSSLTRIGADIPGVIIGRIVSFEKHPNADKLSVCSVDLGRLGVKSIVCGAPNVKAEALVPVATVGTVFPNGLVIKKAKLRGVESSGMICSKAELGLEETSDGIWLIDAPVEPGDAIQSVLGGGDYVFEFEITPNRGDLLSVAGMAREAASVFDRRFVMPETKAFEHRTGNVDISIEDTTGCPRYSARMITGVRIGPSPRWMAERLERAGLRSINNVVDVTNYIMLEYGQPLHAFDLTKIEEKKIIVRRAKKGETITVIDGSTHTLSEDILLICDGKKPIAAAGIMGGANSEIDNNTKDILLESAFFDPVTVRKGSKMIGLKSDASYRFERGINPETTVMALNRAVELIIETAGGEIASTAKDIYPSPFEPRTIVFNCDLVQKHLGVELSRSDVHAVFKRMGFMMANIGENSLKIEIPVYRPDLTAEIDLVEEIARLVGYNDIPSAMPRIASQKVENDYHAMLALSSYAASCGLTQTVHYSMTDSSLESRIGTDASRFIPVISPLSNEHDILRPGLFAGMMRTALHNRSRGKTGGAYFELGSVFTKDGDGYSERKMLAALFIGTTDEKKWNNAERMYDFFDATGILESIIVKYLKRPGYGLTPSADPRFVPTVCARVNAAGKDIGVAGEVTPTIRKVFDIKERVFYFEIDALALLGMEGRTGFNELWKFPPVYRDLALVLDRTTPFSSVIDAIRAFDTQIRDVSVVDVYEGDQVPAGKRSVAVAVVYNHPDKTLTAPEAEAIEKGALAMLEKKFGITLRS